One Oryctolagus cuniculus chromosome 7, mOryCun1.1, whole genome shotgun sequence genomic window, TACCAAGTGCACTAGGGTTCACAGGAAAGGTCAGGGGGgtgaaggtgggggaggggtaagTGATTGGAAGTTTGTGAGGAGCTAGGGAATCAAAAGACATTGAGGGAGCAGCAGCGGCATGGGGGTGGGGCACCGGGGAGTTAGTAATAGATTTGAAGCGAGCAGCTTCTCTGGGAGGGTCAGTGATTATTTGGGGGTTTCCAGAAGCGATTGGATTTGGAGGGCTCTGAATAGGACACCAGGGAGAGCAGGTACATTAGGAAATCTGTGGTTGATAGAGACACGGAGTAAACAGCTGagcgagccccccccccccccccccccccgccaccgccgccgccgccgccgcgggttGTTGAGTGGGGTTGGGGTGAGGGGAACCGTGTGTGTGGTGGGTCATCCTTTTGAGTTTCTGTCTctgcaccccctccccgccctaATCCAGGCTGCAAGATTAAGGCTCTGAGGGCCAAGACCAACACCTACATCAAGACGCCGGTGCGGGGCGAGGAGCCAGTGTTCATGGTGACCGGGCGCAGGGAAGACGTGGCCACGGCCCGGCGGGAAATCATCTCAGCAGCTGAGCACTTCTCCATGATCCGCGCCTCGCGCAACAAATCGGGCGCCGCCTTCGGagtggcccctgccctgcccggccAGGTGACCATCCGTGTGCGAGTGCCCTACCGCGTGGTGGGACTGGTGGTGGGCCCCAAGGGGGCGACCATCAAGCGCATCCAGCAGCAGACCAACACGTACATCATCACGCCCAGCCGTGACCGTGACCCAGTGTTCGAGATCACCGGGGCCCCGGGCAACGTGGAGCGCGCGCGCGAGGAGATCGAGACGCACATCGCCGTGCGCACGGGCAAGATCCTCGAGTACAACAACGAGAACGACTTCCTGTCCGGCAGCCCCGACGCGGCACTGGACAGCCGCTACTCAGACGCCTGGCGGGTGCACCCGCCCGGCTGCAAACCCCTGTCCACCTTCCGGCAGAACAGCCTGGGCTGCATTGGCGAGTGCGGAGTGGACTCGGGCTTTGAGGCCCCGCGCCTGGGCGAGCAGAGCGGCGACTTTGGCTACGGCGGCTACCTGTTTCCGGGCTATGGCGTGGGCAAACAGGATGTCTACTATGGCGTGGCCGAGACTAGCCCCCCGCTGTGGGCGGGCCAGGAGAACGCCACGCCCACCTCCGTGCTCTTCTCGTCCTCCTCGTCGTCATCCTCCTCCGCCAAGGCCCGCGCCGGGCCTCCTGGCGCGCACCGCTCCCCCGCCGCCTCCGCAGGACCTGAGCTGGCCGGACTCCCGAGACGCCCGCCCGGAGAGCCGCTCCAGGGTTTCTCCAAGCTTGGGGGCGGCGGCCTGCGGAGCCCAGGCGGCGGGCGGGATTGCATGGTGTGCTTTGAGAGCGAAGTGACTGCCGCCCTGGTGCCCTGCGGACACAACCTGTTCTGCATGGAGTGCGCAGTACGCATCTGCGAGAGGACGGATCCGGAGTGTCCCGTCTGCCACATCACAGCCACGCAAGCCATCCGAATATTCTCTTAAGCCCCCTGCCCTATGCTTCCTGGGCCCACTCTCCGGAGGCCTGTCCTGGACTGTTTTCCTGAAGGGCCTTTGAGAAATCAGTGGAATTTTCGGGACAAGGTGCTTAGAGATGCTCGCGCTCgttggggcgggggcgggggtggggggagggcaaggGAGGCGGTGGTGGCCAGAGGGTGGGCCACTTTCAGAGCCTCTGGTCACCCTGTCCTGGGAAGACCGGGAGAGGGGCCAGACCGAAAATTTTACTAGAGTTACAACTCTTATACCTCAACACACCCTTAAATCTAGAAGCAGCTGAGAgaaacttttttgtttgccagaggTAGCCGCTAAGGCGCCCGGACCCCTTCTGCCCACCTCCCCATCGGTGTGTCGCCCTGCTCCTTGCtcggaggtgggggcggggaaagggagaaggaggaccACCGTCTGCAGCCAGAGGTGCTCTTCCGGGTCCCCCAGTCCTCTGGTCCTGCCCTCCGGCCTCTCCACGTGACccttcagccccacccccacccctacatCCTGTTCGGGAACCTGTTGTTGGGTTTCCCACAGGGTGAAGGGGTTGGGGCCCTCTCGGAGGTCTGCAGAGATCTTCTGGAGGGCGGGgtgaggcggggggtggggtggggagaagcacGTCCATCAGTCAAGGGCTCAGAATCCCTCGGCCCCTCAAAGCTGGGCTAGAGGAGCCTGAAGGGGGCGCTCGCTCTGCCCCGGGACTCCTCTGTCCTTTCCTTTTCCTGCGGCTCCCTTTTCTACCCCTTGGTGGCTGCCGCCCCCAGCCCTATCCTGctcctttgctttatttttcctcctgtctcctgccccttccagtccagctttggGAAcgccctctcccccccccccacttctccaAAGACACCTTGAATTCTTGATGGAATGTACCCCTGTTCTCAGTAAGGATTCGAGGCGGGGGCTAACGCGGGGGTACTTAAAGGGTCACCCCCGCCTGCGTCATCCACGGGCATTATTGGAAGCAGTTCTGGGCTGTGGGAGAGGTGCGGCTTGGGCTGCCGCGGCGGGAGGGGAAATGGGTGGAGGCGAGGGCTGctcctcctgccctgctccctgtaCTGTTGAGACCCGGCAGAGCCTCTACCAAGTCCTCATCAGCATGCAAATCATGAAATCTCTGCCCCCCACCATTGTGGTGGAGGAGAGAGGCGGGGTCCTCAGAGAGGGGGCTGGCGGGCCGCAGCAGGGCTAGGGTGCAGCAGGACCTGTTGTGAGGGTCGTGCACTGTTGAGGGGCCTGCACCTCTTTGCTGCTTCCCTACTGCTCCCCTGGGGCTGCCACCAGCCTCCCGCCCTCCTGGTTCCGCTGGCCGGGCCAGGagagggtgggatgggagtcCCAGGGGGTCCCAGGAGATCCTGTATATAGTGGAATGGGGCCATTTGGAGTCATCTCTGAGCACTTGGAGCTCGGAGGGTCCCACTTTCCCTGGATGGAGAAGGGGTGTGGGGATGGGGGTGCTGAGGGGGCTCCATCCTGCATTCTCCCTGCTGTGAGTGAACTCCCCTCTCCTCAGCCTTCCCCTCCAGCCCGCCagcctgggaggggagaggaaggaggtccCAGCCCGGAGATGTGGCCAGGGgcagcctccctccttcctgccaaCGTGAGCCATCCTGAGATGTCTGTACAATAGAAACCAAACCAAATGGGCACCCTGGGTcgccaggggcggggtggggggagggatgtCTGTCTGTGgatcccctccccctctccactcCTTACCCACTAAGGCAGAAGACTGTTAAGACTAGGGGCTCAGCAAATTCAATCCCACCCTTAACCAATTGAGCCAAACCTAGAAACAAACACAAACCATGGAGTGAGAGACGAAATAGAGGAAAGAGAGAGTTTGAGAGGGAGCAAGATAGGCGACCAACAtagaggagagaaaacaaaaatagcaaaaaaaaaaaaaagcagttctttataatttaatattctattttaataaagGCGTTTATTACCATATAAATGTAGCAAAGAACCTGGGctaatatgaaaaaaaagactttttattaggtaatttattatatgaaaaggatattttattttatgataaagtgatccttaaaaaaataaaaaaactttagaaGGTTTAGAATATATgtagggagagaagaagaaaaaaatacatttgtattcagagttaaatcttaaaaaaaaagtgtttttaatatATGTTCGGGTTTACgttccttttttcccccacttttaTTTGGGGAGGAATGTCATTTGCTTTTCTTGGGGGAGTATCCTGGgatggatggggagagggggctgggggaaCCTGGTCCCttctggggccctgcagggaGATTGGATTTCACTCTCTGggccccccctccctctccccctccccctcagggGAGCCGGCAGAGCCAAACAAAGAAAGGGAttaaggagaaaggaagaagtgGGAGGACCGGAGGATCCTGGGGTGCCCCCCCTCCCCGTGCCCTGTCCCAGGGCCAGTGAGGGGCGAAGAATCCAGAACAGGCCAGCAGGCCTCGGAGCCCTCAGACAAGTGTGAGATTTcagagaaatagatttttttttaaccaaaaatgagagagagagtgaagaaagagaaagagaaaccgaggggtttaaaagaaaagaatactacaaaataattattaataataataataataattcaaatcTATTTCATATAAtcctagagaaagaaagaaagaattactaGTTACTTAGTAGACGATATTCAGATAGCTTAAAGTTTAGTAGCGTTGAGGGCCCCGGGCTCAGTAGAATGTATAAAAATCGTATTgaacagaaaaatagagagaaatgGCGGAGTCCGCCCTGAGCCGCCCCATCTTCAGGTTGCAGGGCCGGTGTAGGTTGCTAGTTAAGACTGGGAGCTTCCACTCTGCTGGGGTTGATGTAAGAATCCTTGGAGTTAGAAATTGTAGGACTAATAGACGGGGCTCCCTTCCCAGGGTCTCTGTCAGCTCAatcaggtgggggctgggccgggcctgcACACCCCGTAGTAGCGGGGGCCTGGCCGGCTCCCCCTTCTGCAGACCGTCGTCCTCTCCTGATACCTCGGGGAGGATGGGGCCTGCTCAGTTCCGAGTCTCCCAGGCCTGGCTGAGGAAGTCCTTCCTGAAGTGTGACTTCCATCCGCTTCGCTAGGGGCTGACTGGAAAGTCATTTCACACAGACCCCGACacgcacacacccccaccccaccccacccccgacctCCTGGTGCCCTGAGAGCCTAGGAGGATCGAGCCCCCCCTTCCCTTCCGTGGCAGCAGCGGTGGGAGTGCCCATCTCAACTGTGCTGCTCCTTTAAAGCCATAGGGTGCCCTACAGGTTTGCAAAGTGCTTTATTGTCGCTTTAGAAGTTAGACTGCAAGAAGGACTTCCTGGGGTAGAGTGGAGACGCTGACcctgaaggcctgggaaaacagggtcCCCGCCCCGTCCCCGAAGGGtagagaggcagggaagggcaCTGGACCTTGGGCGACCTCACCACTAACTCCCCCTGTGAGTGTTCAGGTAGGGGTCATCCATGGTGCCCCTGGCCTGGGGGCACGTGGCCCTTCCCAGAGGAGATTGGGAAGCTTGGCTTTTGCATGTGGGAACTCAAGGTTTTTAAAGCACTTGCCTTCGACCCACGCCAGCTGGCAGTCCCATCAGGCCCTTTGCTCCTGTCCCGGTGGTGAGGAGCCCCCTGCCCACGCCCTGGGCTCACCTGTTGGCAAGAGGCACCTGCTCCGATACACCAATGACTGCCATGTCCCTCCCTGCCCTAGACCCCAaacccatctccctctctccagctCGCTCCTCGCACCCCACCCAGGGACAGGACTCCCCTGCTCTTTTTGTCCTAGGAACCCCGCTAGTTTGGGATGGTAGcgtctggggtggggagggcttccCCTTCCCCACTCGAGGGTGCGGGTGGGgtcgggtgggtgggtggagacagccctggggcaggggggaTGGTCTCTCCACTGTAGAAAGTAGAGTAGGATTGTGGTCAGACTTAATTTGAGGCATCTAGTGAAGACACGAACAAATCCACCAAGGCAAAAGGTTTTTCAAAAGCAAACTAAAGGCGGGAAATGAAACGGACCCATGAATAATCAAAGTGATGTTGCACAAAACGCAGAGAAACCAAGAAGGGGGAGGGTTAATGTATTAAATGTGCTATTAAgaacttaattttattaaaagtatTATTACTTAAGGCTGTGTCTCTCCATGTGTCAGTCTGCGCCGGCTCAGGTGAGCCGGGAGCAGGTGCGCCGGGTCCGGGTCCGTGACTTGGGGCCTTCTCTGGTGTGTCTTGGGAACCCCTGTGGGAACTGAGCGCCCAGCCACCCTTGGGCTCCCGtttgctccttcctcctcctcctcctcctcctcctcctcgcagCTGGCATCCAACGCCttgcaccctcccctcccccgcagaGCAGGAGGGGGCGAGGCTGGGTGTATCGGCCTTGCCCGGACAAGCACCTCTTGGCTCCgtggaggaagagcaggagacagagaccCTCCCCACTTACCTGCCATTGTCAAGCCATCCCTCCTCAGGGCCGGGAAGAAACTTCGTGGAAGAAAGGGAACTTCCTCCACCTTGGGGCTTCAAACCCCCTGCGGAGCACGCACActgctggccctggctcccccttctcccctgcaccccctcagcctcctcctcttgCCCCTGGCATTGGAGTGACCTCAGTTCTTGGCACCAGGGCCCTGGGCACCAGATGGCGCCCGCCGATGGTTTTCTTTGTCTCGCCTTCCAGATACCCCCTCCCCTCCACAgcatcctccctcccccacctgccctgggggctggcagaggGAAGGGCCGCACCTCCTGCCCCCTTGGCACTGTCCCCAGACCACAGAACTCCCCAggcagctggccctggggagtgagtgtgtgtgtgtgtgtgtgtgtgtgtgtgtgcagtaagCACGGTGTGGCAGGAAGGCAGGGTTAGGGGCTCAAGTTGAAGGGGAGTCGGGGCCAGGCATTGATACAAAACACGGCTTTATTGGGCCCTAGGGTGCACGGGGGTAGCAGATCACAGGGACCTGTGTGGAGGCGCGTAAAGACCTCAGGGCTCTGGGGATAGTGAGTTGGGAACCAGACACCCTGACTTCTAGAACGGAAGGGCAGAGAAAAGTCCCCGAACTGagctggggtaggggtggggagaagccaAAGTCAGAGGTTGATGCAGCAGGCCCTCTTCTGCCCAGGGCCgggctcctgcccagcctgggcactGCCCAGGGTGATGGCATTGCTCCGGGGGCTGTTCTGGTTCTGCTTGGACACCTTCGCAAAGATCTCTGGGAGGGCAGAAGGCAGTGGTCAGGCTGGAAGCAGTTGCAGCGCCCACGCTCCCCATCCCACACTGCACTCTTGCAGGGAGTTAtgtgggaaggaagtggagtgTGGCCACACAGGCCTCCTCTACTTACCTGGCCAGAGAAGAAACCAAGACttagcccctccccctccccttccccctcctcctcctcctcttcctctggtaCAGGAGGGGGAGGTGCCAGCAGCTTTGTGGAGGCCGAGACCCACAGAAGGGCGGAGTGGGTGTCTGGGGGTGCCAGGCCAAGGCAGGCTCTCACCTTTGAGAACGGTCTCAAAGGCCAGCTCCACGTTGGTGGAGTCCAGGGCGGAGGTCTCCAGGAATAGCAGCCCATTGTTTTCTGCCGGGAAAGAGAACCCGGAGATGAGTGTGATAGACAATTGATGGTCACGACGCACTGTGCTGTGTTCGAATCATGACATGCTCCTTTCACCCTGAAAACCACCGATGAGGTAGGTTCGGTGAGGGCCCTGCAGCCCAGACACAGGGGGCTTTCTCCGTGTCCCACCTCTGGGGCCTGGCCAAGAGGAGACGGGAGGCTTGGTCAAGACATGCAGGCGCTCTGCACTGCCGTATCTGCCGTACTGTGCCGCTTCTGCACCTAGGAGACTCCTGGGCAAAAGGCGACTGCGGGTGGGTGCGGGGAGGCAGGCTCTATGCTAGGATCTTCAGGCCTTGCAGAGTGGGGCTGCCTTCCGGAACTGCCAGTGAagaggccccagggcaggggtcgGGACCCAGAGGGGGACCCTGAGAAGCATACGGGGCTCCCGGGACTGAATGGCACGGAGTGTAGCTGGCGGTCCTAGGGCTGGGAGCGGCGAGGGCAGAATGGGGAGGTCCTACCAGGCTCTCACCGGCAAACATTCGGGCCTCCTCCGTGGGCACCTCGCGGGCCTGGCTGAGGTCACTCTTGTTCCCCACAAGCATGACGACGATGGTGGCCTCTGCGTGGTCATACAATTCCTTCAGCCAGCGCTCCACCACGGCGTAGGTCTGGTGCTTGGTTAGGTCGAACACAAGGAGGGCCCCCACCGCGCCACGGTAGTacctgggtgggggcaggaaggaTGCGCGGAGGTGATCGGATAGGGGCGTCAGACTCAGAGAAGAGCCAGCGGGATGCCAGAGATGGGgagcagggaaactgaggcccagggacccAAAGCCCCAGGGGGCAGCACAGGGCTCCCGTGCCCACTTACTCCCAATGTATTCTGTCAACCGAGTCTCCTAAGAGGCCAGGGGACTAAGTGGTGAGGGTGTGTGCTCCATGGGAGTGCGTGTAGCTAAGAAGATCCTGACTTTTCCTGCCTCGTAGCAGGTGCTACCCCGcaaccacacacacaggcctggTGCTGACGCACAGTCTCTCTCAACATCTTTTTGTCCTCTGAGACAAAAAGGTGCcagggccaggactgtgccagttctgtggcttagcgggttaagccaccatctgcgacaTCCATTGGGTtgcccgttcgagtcctggctgctccacttctaatccagttccctgctaatgtgcttgggaaacagcagaagatggcccaactacttgggcccctgcacccgtgtgggagacctggaagaagctcctggctcctggccccagagctctctctctctctctctctctctatctctctgtgtgtgtgagtgtgtgtaacactgcctttcaaataaacaaaaattaaatctttgaaaaagcaaatgcaggagactggcactgtggcatagtggactaagcctcctcctatcccatatgggcaccggttcgagtcccagctgctcctcttctgatccagctctctgctgtggcctggggaagcagtggaagatggcccaagtgctttggcccttgcgcttacgtgggagatcaggaagaaactcctggttcctggttccagatcGGCTTacctctagccattgtggccatttggagagtgaaccagtggaagatggaagaactttctctctgtctctccctctctctgtctgtaactctacctctcaaataaataaataaaatcttaaaaaaaaaaaaaaaaaaaaagtccagcccTTGGCCATCTGTGGTTGCAGAGCGCTGTGTCGACATGAGGGGGCGCCCTCGAGCCGATCCACACAGCTGGCTCCTATCCCCACTCCAGCTGGATTTCACTTGGGCGGTGTTTAAACAAGGATTCACGATACCACCTGACTCCTGTGGGACTTTGACGGTGACAGAAAGTGTCAGATGTGCAATGCCTTCTACCCTCCAGGGCACATGGAAGAGACTTAGCAAATGGTGGCAATGATTCCTAGTTTTAGCGCTGCTGGCCCATACCACGACATCTGTCTCACAGGACTTCTGCCTCCTGTGATCCCCAGGGCCATGCCTCAGAAGCCCACTGCTCAGTGCCCCCCGCTGCCTGCCGGCTCCGAGGTGCTCTCTGTCCTGCCCAGGATTCCCGTGCCCCAGCAGCCCCCTGGAGCCCAGGCTCACGCCGAGGTGATGGCTCGGTACCGCTCCAGGCCAGCTGTGTCCCAGATCTGCGCCTTGACAGCTGCGGTGCCCAGCAGCACGGTGCGGGTGGAGAACTCGACCCCGATGGTGGTGCGGCTGTCGTGGCTGAACTCGTTGCGCGTGAATCGGGACAGCAGGTTGGTCTTCCCCACGCCTGACTCGCCGATCAGCACCACTGAGGGGGTGGACAGGTGAGGGCTGAGCGACAGGCTGGGCGGCCCCTGACCCACCCAGGCTTGGAGGGCCTGTCCATCAGGAAAGAGGAGTTGCACGGAGAAGACTTGGGGGGGAGTGCCGGGGCTCAGCCCCTTCTAAGGCACCTGTccagaggggcagcagggccaagagtttaaaatgaaaaaagagcttcAAAGGGTTAGCCGCCTGGTGCACTGTGGTGTGGCTGCAGAGTGAGCCCGTGTTTCTGACGCCTGTGGGCTGGTAATGGGGCCGTGAGGGTGGTTACTGGGACAGGGATGGTAGGAGGTCTGGAGCAGCGAGTATGACAATGAGAGAGGTCTCCCCTcccctggcttactccccagatggctgcaaggccagggctgggccaggccaaagccaggagccaggagcttcatccagatctcccacgtgggtgcaggggcccaaacactcggaccatcctctgatgcttttcccaggtcattagcagggagctggatcggaagcagagcagctgaacaCTGGGATGCCGTGTTTGCAGGCAGCTTTATCCCCTACGCCACCACACGGGCCCTGCCTTTGGAGTTAACACACTTGTGCTGGGGAggcagtgttgtggcccagcagatcAAGCTGGTCCTTGCAGTGCTGTGTGGGaatccctggctgctctacctcaaatcagctccctgcaaatgtccctgggaaggcagtagatgatggcccaagtgcttgggtccctgcacctgcatacaataccaggacagagttcctggcacctgttttccacctgactcagtcctggctgttgcaggcatttggggaatgaaccagttggtGAGAGATGCTcacgcgcgcgcgctctc contains:
- the MEX3A gene encoding RNA-binding protein MEX3A — translated: MPSLVVSGIMERNGGFGELGCFGGSAKDRGLLEDERALQLALDQLCLLGLGEPPAPTAGEDGGGGGGGAPAQPAAPPQPAPPPPPPAPPAAPTAAPAAQTPQPPTAPKGASDAKLCALYKEAELRLKGSSNTTECVPVPTSEHVAEIVGRQGCKIKALRAKTNTYIKTPVRGEEPVFMVTGRREDVATARREIISAAEHFSMIRASRNKSGAAFGVAPALPGQVTIRVRVPYRVVGLVVGPKGATIKRIQQQTNTYIITPSRDRDPVFEITGAPGNVERAREEIETHIAVRTGKILEYNNENDFLSGSPDAALDSRYSDAWRVHPPGCKPLSTFRQNSLGCIGECGVDSGFEAPRLGEQSGDFGYGGYLFPGYGVGKQDVYYGVAETSPPLWAGQENATPTSVLFSSSSSSSSSAKARAGPPGAHRSPAASAGPELAGLPRRPPGEPLQGFSKLGGGGLRSPGGGRDCMVCFESEVTAALVPCGHNLFCMECAVRICERTDPECPVCHITATQAIRIFS
- the RAB25 gene encoding ras-related protein Rab-25, encoding MGNGKEEDYNFVFKVVLIGESGVGKTNLLSRFTRNEFSHDSRTTIGVEFSTRTVLLGTAAVKAQIWDTAGLERYRAITSAYYRGAVGALLVFDLTKHQTYAVVERWLKELYDHAEATIVVMLVGNKSDLSQAREVPTEEARMFAENNGLLFLETSALDSTNVELAFETVLKEIFAKVSKQNQNSPRSNAITLGSAQAGQEPGPGQKRACCINL